A genomic window from Glycine soja cultivar W05 chromosome 10, ASM419377v2, whole genome shotgun sequence includes:
- the LOC114371656 gene encoding uncharacterized protein LOC114371656, with translation MPLYSKFLKDLLTKKSKYIHSDTIVVEGNCSAVIQRILTPKHKDPGSVTIPCSIGVVSVGKALIDLGASINLIPLSMCWRIGELEIMPTKMTLQLADCLITRPYGVIEDVLVRVKHFIFPANFVVMDIEEDPEIPLILGRPFMLTTCCIVNMGKGKLELSVDDQKVTFDLFDAMKHLSDHKACFKIDKVEQEVDMVAKAMVLQTPLEKVLTNTLECLTTEEEKEVQSCLKELEGEQESSLEK, from the coding sequence ATGCCGCTCTACTCAAAGTTCTTGAAAGATCTGTTAACCAAAAAGAGCAAGTACATACATAGTGACACCATTGTTGTGGAGGGAAATTGTAGTGCAGTGATTCAACGGATCCTTACACcgaagcacaaagatcctggaaGTGTCACAATACCATGCTCTATTGGTGTTGTGTCTGTTGGCAAAGCTCTCATTGACTTGGGAGCAAGTATAAATTTAATTCCACTCTCTATGTGCTGGAGAATTGGGGAATTGGAGATAATGCCAACCAAGATGACACTTCAATTAGCAGATTGTTTGATTACCAGACCCTATGGTgttattgaagatgttttggttagAGTGAAGCATTTCATTTTCCCAGCTAATTTTGTAGTGATGGATATTGAAGAGGACCCTGAAATCCCTTTGATCTTGGGGCGTCCGTTCATGCTAACTACCTGTTGCATAGTAAATATGGGGAAAGGTAAGTTGGAGTTGAGTGTGGATGATCAAAAAGTTACATTTGATTTATTTGACGCTATGAAGCATCTGAGTGATCATAAGGCATGTTTTAAGATAGATAAGGTGGAACAAGAGGTTGATATGGTGGCTAAAGCCATGGTTCTGCAAACTCCACTTGAAAAAGTGTTGACTAATACCCTGGAGTGTTTGACAacagaagaggaaaaagaagtaCAAAGTTGTTTGAAGGAATTAGAAGGTGAGCAAGAGAGTTCCCTGGAGAAATGA